CTGAGATGGGGATTTCTAGTTTTCTGGTTGTCGGCATGgtttattataattttctcaaatataaaattcataaatgatAAACTTGTTTGTGGAAATAAATTTTCCGCATTGCGATCAGTGATCATCTTCACTTCTAGCTCGTTTGGATGATAACTAAAGTTCCTCACTtgtttcatatggatcatgccATGGTAGTCCTTCTGGGTTCTTAATCTAGAACAGGAGTAGCAAATTTTCTCATTTAAGCTCTGTAACTGATTCCATTGTAATAAATTTGAGGATCCCAGGCTAATGCAtttctgatctcaatgttaACAAAACTGCAGGCATAGATGGACTGGTCGTTATGAAGCTCACCTTTGGGATAAAAGTACATGGAACCAGAATCAGAACAAGAAAGGAAAGCAAGGTATTTCTCCCAgtctttttcttaatttatatataGTTTACATGCTACTGTGAACGAATAACAAGGAACTGGAGGTGTGTTGTGTTAACTGAAATTAATGTGATTTTCTTGTGCATGTTATGGTTGCTGCACATCCCACTACGCCAGTATACTTGGGTAAGTTGGTCATTTGTGAATCATCTATTTTCTTTGGCAATGCTAGTTCTCTCTATTACTTCATTCCTATATACGAGGGTCTGAATACATATTTTTACAGGGGCATATGATGATGAAGAGGCTGCAGCTAGAGTTTATGATCTTGCTGCCTTAAAATATTGGGGTCCCGGGACAGTCATCAACTTTCCTGTGAGACAATCACTTACTTAACATTTGGACCTTGTAGGATACACTTATCGATGTAATGTATAAATGTTGTATTTCTTATTGAGGAAAACTAAAGCATTTTGGCAGCCAAAGGCATCCTCCTCCCCAGCCCCCTGCTGCCCATTGCGGCACTACATTGATCGCTTATCTTTCGATATATGTTCTAAATGTAATATTTGTGACCTGCAGGTTACTGATTATACAAGAGATCTTGAAGAAATGCAGAATGTCTCAAGAGAGGATTACCTTGCATCTCTTCGAAGGTATGCATGTAATCTGAAGATGTGTACTTAAGTATGAAAAATGTTCTGTTGCTTATTGCATTCTCTCCGTGCAGAAAAAGTAGTGGTTTCTCAAGGGGTCTTTCCAAATACCGTGGGCTTTCAAGGTATGTTATTGTATGAACACATTCCAACCATAACATTGCAATCCAAGTTACAGAGGATTGGtacaatatttttgtttctcTAGTCGGGAAGTTTTGGGTTGAAGTGGTatctttttcattgttttacaCGTGCATATCCATTAAGGATTTTTAAATATTTCTGGGCGTCTTAAATCCATTTACTCACCTTCAACAATCCGAGAGGATTGCTGGTTGGCAGAATTTATCCCCACCATGGGAACATTGTACTTCGCTCTCTAGTATTTATATTGCTGCTTTCCTTATACTGTGTTGTTTCTCCTACTTAGATGTGTGAAGTagtttacatttttgtttttggattgttTCTGATTTTATAATCTTTATCACAAGTAGCAGATGGGATACATCTTTTGGTCGTATGGCTGGATCTGAATATTTCAACAACATCCATTATGGTTAGTTTCCCCTCGTATTTTTGTTTCTATATCCAAAGATCCTTTTTTTCTGAAAGCTGATGATTCATATTTGGAAGAATTGGCACTAGTCTCATGAACCGCAAAATTCCCACTTGAATCATCTCTAATGAACTGATTCTAACAATTGAATAGTTCCGAGGTGGCCTGTGGCCTGGCACCTCATCATCCTGACCCTAGATCATGGTCCAAAAAAACTATTGAATTATTCTTTAATCTTTCTCCAAAAGGTGCAGGTGATGATACAACAGAAGGTGAATATGTTGGCAGTTTTTGCATTGATAAAAAGATTGATTTAACAAGTTACATCAAATGGTGGGCCTCCAACAAATCTTGTCAAGCAGAATCTACATCAAAGTCCTCAGGAGAAACAAAACATGGTTGTGATGAAGATATTGATAGTGAACTTAAAATATCAGAATGGGGAGTTCAGTCTACCGAGCCATACCAGATGCCTCATTTGGGCATGTCTGTTGAAGGGAAAAGGCATAAAGGTTCCACGGTCTCTGCCTTGAGCACTTTGTCTCGGTCAGCTGCTTTCAAGAGCTTGCAAGATAAAGCATCAAATAAGCAAGACAAAACTGATGAGAATGAAAACAAGAATACTGTCAACAAAATGGACTATGGAAAGGCAATTGAAAAATCCACAATGCAAGATGCTGGCAACGAG
The window above is part of the Tripterygium wilfordii isolate XIE 37 chromosome 3, ASM1340144v1, whole genome shotgun sequence genome. Proteins encoded here:
- the LOC119992461 gene encoding AP2-like ethylene-responsive transcription factor At2g41710, yielding MAASSSSDLGMKPEVGSGGGGGGESSEAMVANDQLLLYRGLKKAKKERGCTAKERISKMPPCTAGKRSSIYRGVTRHRWTGRYEAHLWDKSTWNQNQNKKGKQVYLGAYDDEEAAARVYDLAALKYWGPGTVINFPVTDYTRDLEEMQNVSREDYLASLRRKSSGFSRGLSKYRGLSSRWDTSFGRMAGSEYFNNIHYGAGDDTTEGEYVGSFCIDKKIDLTSYIKWWASNKSCQAESTSKSSGETKHGCDEDIDSELKISEWGVQSTEPYQMPHLGMSVEGKRHKGSTVSALSTLSRSAAFKSLQDKASNKQDKTDENENKNTVNKMDYGKAIEKSTMQDAGNERLGRALGMGEGLSHQRNVYQLTPFLSAPLLTTYNTLDPLVDPNILWASLVLVPPAGLSRNPEVMKTETSSTYTFFQPEE